The Gemmatimonadaceae bacterium nucleotide sequence CAGCTGCGACAGCACCTGCCGCGCCGCCCATGCCTTCGGGCCGCGGAAGCCGCTGGTGTCGAGGTAGGCACTCTCCAGGTCCCACGCGTACCGCATCGGCGTATGGCAGTAGCAGACGTGTCGCGTGCCCTTCGGCACCGTGATGCCCTTCGCCACCGCATGCGAGCTCGAGACGATCAGGTCGTAGCCGGTGAAGTCCCACGCCTTGATGGCCATCGGCATCAGCGGCAGCAGCATCCGGTACTTCTCGGCCAGCCGCGGCATGTGTTGCAGCGCGGTGGTGTGCGGCTTCCGGCCGAGCAGCCCGCCGCGGTACTCCTCGGGCAGCACGTCGATGGTCGAGAAGAGCTCCGCCTCCGGCAGCAGCGTGAGGAGCCGCTCCAGCACGCACTCGGCGCCGGCCCACGTCGTCAGCCAGTCATGGATGATGGCAACGCGCATCAGGCGAGGCACCGGTCGAGGTGCGCGAGCACCTGCGCGGCGGCGCGCTGTGGAGCGTGGGTCATGTCGACAAAGGTCAAAGACGGCAGGCCGTCGGGAAAGGCCGCGATTCCGGAGGCATCCGGGTTGTTGAGCACCACGGTCGGACGGCCGTGGCCCAGGGCGAGGTGGGCGACCACCGACTCGACTCCGATGGCCGCCCGCGCCTGGCCGGCCAGCGTGACGAGCTCCGCGAACGACGTCCGCCCCATCGCGTCGATGACGCGATCGCCCGGCAGCAGCGCCCGCAGCCAGGCGAACCGTTCGCGGTCGCCCGCGCTGCCGGCCAGCACCACTGGCGCGCGCTCCGCCAGTGCCGGCAGCAAGGCGCTCCACAGCGCGGGCGGCGCCTCCTTCACCGTGCTGCGGCTGCCAGGCTGCACGATGATCGGCGCGTCGCTGGTGAGGGTACCGCCGGCGGGAAGCACCGGCCCCGCATACGTCGCCGGCGGCAGGCCCAGCACGTCGAGCACATGCAGCCAGTTCTGCCCCAGCGATGCGCCGGGCGCATACGGAATCAGCGCATGGTACTGCCAGCTCCGGCCGCGCAGGCCGAAGCCCACGCGCAGCGGTGCGCCGCTGTCGATGGCGAGGCCGATGGTGTTCGGCGACGTACAACGGATATCGAGGTACACTGCCGGCTGCAGGGCCCGGAGGGCGGCGGCGGCGCTGGCGTGTGTCTCCTGTTCCAGGCGGAGCCGCGCGGGCCACGAGCGGCCGGACGGCTGCAGCCAGGCCGCGTCGTACGTCACGAGCTCGTGCACGTATCCGTGCGCCACCAGCCAGCGCGCGACGTCGTTCGCCCACGAGCCGTGCACCAGCACCAACCGCGCATCCGGCAGGCGGTCACGCAGCGCGCGGAAGAGTGCGGTCGCCTGCACCAGGTCACCGAAATGGTCCGGCTTGGCGATGACGATCGTGGCCTGGGAGAGGTCGGGCACGGCGCGGGGACCCGCCGGCGCGCTCACCAGTCGCCGTCCCTGGTCCACCAGGGCCAGTCCCGTCACCAGCGGCGCAGGGTACCACGTCGGGAGCAGGTACTGGCGGCCGAGAATCTCGACCAGCTGTGGCCGGCTCATCGACACCACTGCGCCAGGACAGGCGCAGCAGGGAAGGACAGATGAGGTCGGTGCTCCGTGAACATCCAGAAAACTACTGGGTTCGGGATGGTGCATCCAGCGCCCGCGGCACGGGAACGCCGCCTGGGTCAGCCGCCACGGTTCGAGACCGCGCCGGCGGGCGTGAGGATGAAGTGCGCCGTGCAGGGCAGCAGCCGGGTCAGGACCGGCAGCGCGCCGAGCACCGTGAAGTAGAGGGTCGCCCCGCGGCCACGGTGCCGGATGCTGGTCGAGTAGCGGACCTCGCAGTGCAGCCCCTGCCGTGCCGCCGCGGCACGCACGTCGCCAGGCTTCAGCACATGCTCGGGCACGTCCACGCGCTTGCGGTTCACGCGTCGCTCGGCCGCGCGGTGAAGCCATCGCGGCGCCGTCGGTTCATACAGCCAGAGGCAGTGGCCGCGCGGCGTCAGGACCCGGCCGACCTCACGCAGCGCGGCATCGTGGTCCACGAAATGGTGCGCAGCGGCGAAGCAGAACAGCAGGTCCACGCTGGCATCGTCGAACGGCAGGGCCTGTGCGGGCGCCGCATGCGCCGCGTCGAGGCGGCAGGCGAACACACGCTCCCAGATGCCGCGGCCAGCGATCGCCTCCGGCACGGCGTCAGTGAGCGCCACGCTGGCGGCCGGGAATCGGCGCTTCACCAGGCATGACGCCCACCCCTGGCCGCCTCCCACTTCCACGATCCGGCGCGCCCCGGCGAAGAGTGGCGTGAACTCGTGCACGAGGTCGAAGAAGATGGCCGCATCCTGCGTCTTGTTGACGAGGTTCTCGAGCGTGTCCGCGCCAGGCTTCTCGAACGGGTCGGCGCCCCAGAACGTCGCCTCGCTCGCGATCTGGGCCCGCACGTCGTCACGCACCGGCGGCGTTTTCCGGGGATCGGCCGTGCCGGCCTCCATCGCCGTCACGCCATCGCCGCCGCAGTCGCGGCATCGCGTTCCTCGCGCAGCCGCACCCCGACGACCATCCCGCAGAACGCCCAGATGAACAGCACCGTCATGCTCGGGAAGGTGAAGAGTCCCAGCGCCACTGCGGCGAGCCCGGCCCGGAAGGCCAGGCCCGGGGCGCCGGCGGCTTGCGTCCATACCCGCTTCGCGAAGGTCAGCACCAGGGCCAGCCCCACCACCCCGGTCTCGGCGAGGATCTCGACCCAGGGGTTGTTCGCGATCGGCTTCACCGGCCGCGCACGGTCGAAGAAGTCGGTGAGCTGGTATGGACGGTAATTGAAGCCGTAGTGGGACAATCCAACGCCCATCAGGGGATGGTCCGCCGACATCCGCAGTCCCGCGACCGCGAGGTCGAGCCGGTCCAGCTTCGACCCGAACTCCTCGGTGGACAGCTTCGCGATGAAGAACTCCGAGACGTATCCCGTCGCCACCAGGATCGCCACGACGATGCCCGCTGCCGCGAGGAAGAGCGCGAGGGCATAGAACTTCCCGCGCGGGTCGCGGTCCTGCGCGCCGACGCCCATCGCGTAGATGCACCCGAACAGCGCCAGCGCAACCACGTTGGCAGTGGAGAAGGTGATGAACACCGTCGTGGCCAGGAACACCGCCGTCCAGCGCCAGCGCATCCAGAGTGCCACGGCCAGCGAGGTCAGGAGGTACATCGCGAAGTAGTTCCCCTCCTCGAACGTCCCGCCGCGGAACAGTTCACGCCCGGCGATGTTGATGATCTGCGGACTCACCATCCCCGGCAGGAGCGGTGCCGGCAGCCCGAACACCGACGACAGCAGCAGCAACCAGCCGTAGATGGCGGCCGTGATCGCGCCCACGCACCACCAGCGCCCCACCCGCCGCGCGTCCTCGTAGGTCGCCGTCGCGACGAGGGCGAAGGCGAAGAGCGCCACCAGCCAGTACGCCACCTTGATCACCGCGTCACCCACCGGGCCGACGCGCGCCTCGAACCCCTCGGTCGTGAACGAGTCGAGCGGGACCGCGAGACGGATCGCCAGCACTGCCGTGGCCCACGCCAGCATCGCGAGGACCGGCCGGGCGTACCGTGCCAGCCCCGGCGCCAGCACCGCGCGCCCCTCCCACAACATCAGCGCACCGCAGATGCACAGCACCAGTTCGTAGATCTTCACCGGGAACACGATGCGCAGCGTCATCGCGTAGGTGAACGGCAGTGTGCCCACCACCAGCAGCGTGGCAAGGTGGCGCACCGATGCCGTGCTCGGCGAGGCCAGCCGGCGCTCCTGGATGGCGATCGCCGACATGGGCGCGCTCAGGAAACGGCGCGGATCGGCGTGTCGGTCAGCACGTAACGCGCGGATTGCGCCGGTGCCCGCCGGTCCGCCAGCGCCGCCAGCACTGCCACGACGAACCCGAGCATCAGCCCCACTCCTGCTGCGAGTCCGCCCCAGAGCAGCGGGCGCTGGAGAGGCCGGTCAGGGGGCGTGGCGACATCGACGGTGGTCAGCAGCGGCGTGTCGCGGACTTCCGCCACGCGGCTCTCCTCGAACGTCTTCGTGAGGCCGACCAGGATCCCCTCCTTCACGCGCACCATCCGGTCGAGCTGGTCGTACATCGCCAGCAGCCGCGGCGACTCGTAGTAGTTCCGGTTGGCATCGAGGAACGACTGGCGCGCATGCTCCGCGGAATCGAGTTCCGCCTGCGCCGTCACCAGGCGCGCCTCGGCGAACCGGCGCTGCTCGGTCGAGGCGCGCTGCCGCCGCTCGAGGTTGAAGCGGTTGAGCAACTGGAGCATGTGGTTCGCCACCGCCGCCGAGAGCACGGGGTCGCGCAGCGTCACGCTCAGGTTCACGATGCTGCTCTTGCGGCTGATGACGACCAGCACCTTGCGCTTGAACTTCCGCATTCCGTTGCCGAAGCGGCGCTCGGGCGTGCTGCCCGACACGTCGAGCAGTTCCAGCAGGGGCTTCTTCACCGCCGGCTGCGCCGGATCCGCGAACGGGGTGCGCAGCGTGGTGGCAAGGAGTTCGCTGCTGGTGAGCACGTCGGCGAAGAACTCGGTGGACGGGCCGTCCTTGAGCCGCGCCAGCGCACTGGCCCCGCCGGCGTCCCCGAGCAGCGAGCCGATGCCGCCGAGCGCGCCGAGCAGGCTGGTGTTGTTGGAGCCGAGCGCCTGCTCGGGCACGAAGGTGGTGGTGGCGGTCCAGGTCTTCGGCCAGAGCAGCGCCGCTGCCGCACCCAGGCCGGCCGCGAGGAACGGGGCCACCACGATCCAGCTCCAGCGGCGCAGCAGGCCGCGGCGCAGCTCGACGATCGAGAACTCCTCGACCGGCAAGGACGTCGCACTGGTGCTGGCTGGCGCGGGCTCAGGAGTCACGGCGGGGAAGACGATGGGTGATCGGTCGCGGCCGTCGGCCGTGGCGCCGGCAGGCCACCGGCGAGCACGAGCCGCGCCACTGCGGCCGCCCTTCGGCGGTCGCCGCGCCGCAGACGATTGAGCGCGGCTCCGAACAGGCTCGAATATACGGCGGGCAGCCGCCCGGGGAAAAAGCGTCGCGTGAGCCGAAGCCTGGCCGAGATGCCGCACAGGTCCGCCAGCTCGCTCCGGGCCTGCACCGCACGCACGCCGGCGCCGATGGTCGCCCCCTCACGGTGCCAGACCACCGCCTCGGCCACCAGCCGCGTCGACCAGCCACGGGCCCGGCAGCTCCAGTCGAGCTCCTCGCCATAGAGGAAACTCTCCTCGTTCAGCAGCCCCACCGTGCGCAGCGCCGCGGCGCGGATGACCCAGCTCGCGCCGTACACATAGCCCGGCGGAGTGGGGATCCGGCTCAGCGGCTGGGCCAGGCTCGCGCCGTCGTGCAGCCGCTGGCTGGTGGCCAGCCAGGCGTTCCAGCGGCACCAGCCCACCGACTGCACGATCGTGGGACGGTCGTAGTAGCAGACCGTGGTGCCGAACTGCCCGACCGTGGCCGGCGCCGCGTCCAGGGCGGCACGGATGGCCTGGACACAGGGGCCGTCGACCACGGTGTCGTTGTTGAGCAGCCAGACGGCATCCACTCGTGCGTCGGAGAGCGCCACCCGGATCCCGGTGTTCATCCCGGCGGCGAAACCGCGGTTGTCACCGCTCGTGACGAAAGCCCACGGCGCGGCGCGCGGCGGGGCCTCCTGGTCGTCGTCGAGGAGCTGCCACGTGGCGTCCGGATCGCCGTCGAGCGGCCACCAATGCGAGGCGACGGTGTCATGCACCGGACGGGCCGTCCCGGTGCACCCGCCGTGTATCCATCCCCGCACGCGCGCGGCACTGTCGTCGGGTGAGGCGTTGTCCACCACGATCACGCGCGCGAGGCCCGCGCGCACCGCCGGCACGAGGCTCTGCAGGCAGGTCACGGTGTCGCGCCAGCGGCCGTACTGCAGCACCACCACGGCGAGCACAGGCGCACTCACGGGGCACCACCCAGTGGGCCCAGGACCAGTCGTTCAGACGCCGGACGCTGCATCCAGAGCACCACCGGTGCCAGCAGCGTGACCGCCAGCGCGCCGGCCAGGGGGAGACGTGCCGACGGGGCGATGAGCGCGGATCCGAGCCAGGCACAGAGCGCCACCGACGCGACGCCGCCGGCGGAGAGCAGCATGCTGCGCACCGGCAGGGCAGCGACGCGCTGTGAGAGGGCGGCCAGCAGCAGCGCGTCACACACCGCGCGGATCGACCACGCGGCAGCCACGCCGACGATCCCGGCGCGCTGCACGCCCACCCACAGCAGAAGCGCGAAGGGCACCACCTCGAGCAGGTGCAGCGTCGCGGTCCATTTCGCGCGCCCGCTGGCCTGCAGGATGGTGATCGGGGCGGCCGCGATGCAGTTGGCCGCGAGTCCGATGGCGAGGATGCGCAGCACCGTCACGCTGTCGCCGGAGTACTGCGCCCCACCGGCCAGTTGCAGCAGCCACGGCGCGAGGAGGCAGGCCACGCAGCAGGCGGGCACCACGAGCGCAGTGAGCAGGCGCACCGCGGCAGCGTACAACGGCGCCATGCGTCCGGGCTCCGATTCCGCCGCCGCAGCGACTGCGGGGAAGACGACCATCATCAGGGCGCCGGGCACGATCCAGAGCTTCGTGATCGCTTCCCACGGCACGGCATAGAGCGCCACCGCACTCACGGAGATGAACGAGCCGATCAGGAACCGGTCGGCCACGGTCATCAGCGGGCTGAGGACGTTGCTGACGGTCATCCATGCGCCGGCGCGCAGCAGCGGCCGCAGGTAGGCGGTCGCCGCGCCATCACCGGGGCTCCGCGTGAGTTCGGCGCGCGCGAGGCTCGCATAGCGCCACCACGCCCACAGTCGCACGCCGGCCAGTGTCGCGGCGATCACCGTGAGCGAGGCCGTGAACGGCAGCAGCAGCAACGGCACCAGGAAGGTGCCCACGCTCACCGGGAGCCGCACGAAGTTGATCGCCGTGAACCGCTGCCGGGCCTCGAGCACGGCCCGTGGCGCACTGGCACCGGTCACGGCCGGCACCGAGAGCGCGAACAACACGGAGCTCATCACCGCGTCCGATCGAAGCACCGCGCTCACCTGCAGCACGTGGGTGACGTACCACGGCGCGACCACGGCGCCGAGCAGGCCCACCAGGAGCCCGACGATCGTCAGGGTGACATGTGCCGTGGCGACGTACGCGCGGATCGGTGAGGCAATTGCGGATCCGGCATCGTTCGCCGCGACCATCCGCGTCAGCGCGCGGCCGAGGCCGAAGTCGAGCAGCGTGGCATAGCCGAGCCAGGCCCAGGCCAGCGCGAGGAGACCGAGCCGCTCGGTGCCGAGGTGGCGCGTGAGCAACGGCAGCGCGATCAGCGCCACCGGGATCGGTGCCGCGCTGGTGACGAGGCTGAAGGCCCCGTTCCGCATCAGCGACGGCGCGCGCGGCGTGCCGGCTGCGGACGAGGCCTCGTCTGCCATGGGGCCCGTGATGACTAACGGGTCTGGATGATGATCGTCGCCAGCGACGCGAGCACCGCCGCGAAGGTGCCGATGATGGACGCGATCTGTGTGCGGGAGGCGAGGGTGTCCTGGCGTTCGGTGCGATCCCGCTTCGGCACCGTCACCACCGCACCCGGCCGGGGCGTGGGCTGGCCGTCGGGCAGGAACAGGCGGCGCGACACGGCATCCACGCGGCCGTTGGGCTGCGTGACGTAGGTGCGTGGCAGGTCGGCGTCCAGGCGCCCGCCGCCGGCGGCGCGGATGTAGTACTGCATGTCCTTCCCGCGCACGTAGGGCAGGGCGGTCGGCGAGTTCACCGCGCCGTCCACGCGCACCACGGCGTCATACCGGGGGATCGTGATGGAGTCGCCGTCGAAGAGGATGATGTTGTCCTGCGCCTGCCCATCCTTGAGCACCGCCGGCAGATCGACGCCGATGCGGCCGATGCGGTTGCGCCGGCGCGAGAAATTCACGCCGTCGGCGTACGCTTCCTTCGTCAGCCCGCCGGCGCGCTGCAGCACGTCACTCAGCCGCTCCGACTTCTTCACCAGCGTGTAGCTGCCAGGGAAGCGCACCTCGCCACCGACGAACACCGTCCGCTGGAGCTCCCAGTCGGGCTGGCGCAGGATCAGCACGTTGTCATACGGGTCGAGCACGACTTCCGAGGTGCCGGAGGCGGCGCCGGCCATGCCGGGCGGGCCGGCGTACCGGCCGTCGGGACCGCGCTCGAAGAGGTAGCTCGAGTCCATCGGCACGCGCATGGTGGTCGCCGTCAGGCCATCGACGCGTGAGCGCGGCATGCGCGCCACTTCCGCCTCGTTCAGCATCGCGCTCTCCTGCAGGCCACCAGCCAGCAGCACGAGGTCGCGCATCGTCATGCCGTCCTGGTACGGATATCGTCCACTCCGCCGCACGGCGCCGGTGATCGCGACGTAGCGGATGGGGCGGAACTCGCTCCGGCCGAACACGCGGATCTCGTCCTCTTCCTGCAGCACGGGATCGCCGACCACGGTGCCGAGGGTGTCCGCGAGCGTGGCGCGCAGCTGGCTGCGGGTGGAGTCGGAATTGAGGCGCGAGATGAGCACCTGGCCGAGGTAGGTGTCCGGCTTCAGGCCCCCCGCCTTCCGGATCGCCTCGCTCAGTCGCATGCCGGGGGTGAGGCCGACGGTGCCGGGGGTGAACACGTTGCCGCGCAGCACCACGCGATTCCGCACGCGGTCCGCCACCTTCAGCACACGAATGACGTCGCCATCGACGAGTGCCAGCGCAGGGACATCTCCGGTGCCGCCGCTCACGTCGAGCACGGCGCGGTCGCTGCCGGGGCGGGTGCGGTCGCGGGCGGCGGTGAGCCGTTCGACCTGGATCCGCGAGCGCGCTGCCGTCGGCAGCAGGCCACCGGCCGCGCGGACGATGTCGGCCAGCGACCCGTCCCGACCGACTTCATACGTGCCCGGACGGCTCACCTCACCCACCACCCGCACCCGTCCGGTGTGGATCGGCACGAAGACGATGTCGCCGTTGAGCAGCCGCTGGTCGCGCGACGCGTCGCCGCGCACGAGGTAGTCGTAGAGGTCGATCGTGCCGACGACACGGCCGTTCCGCCGGACCTGCACCGCACGCAGCGACCCGTTCATGGTCGGGCCACCGGCCGCATACAGCGCGGTCAGTGCGGTGCCCGCGGCCGACACGCGATAGCTGCCCGGGCGCGCCACGTCGCCGACCACGAAGATCTGGTTCGTCCGGAGCCGCGCCATGCTCACGCTGAAGCGCGTGGTGGCGCCGGGCCCGCGGCGCACGCCGGAGTACGAGCGGCTCAGGCGCGAGTACAGCAGGTCCTCGAGCTGCGCCATGGTCAGGTTGGCCACGCTGAGCTGCCCGACCTGCGGAATGACGACGAAGCCCTCGCGGGTCACTTCCAGCGAGTGTGCCTGCTCCACGTCGCCGGTGAGGATCAGCACCAGCCGGTCGCCGGGGCCCAGGCGGTAGCTCGCGTCCACCGGCCCGGCGAGGTTGGCGTCGAACTGCGAGGCGTTGCGCGCCGAGAAGAGATCGAGGCCGAACACCTTCAGGCCGCTGTCACGCTGGATGGAATCGGTGCGCAGCCAGAGGTACTGCTCGTACGACGTCAGCTTCCGGCCGTCCCGCCCGCGGACGTCGGTGGGGATGCGGGGATCCAGCGTGCTGTCGAACGGTGTCTGCAGCGAGTCACCGAGAATGCGCTTGGTGCGGTTCGTGTCGCCCGGAAAGTCGAAGTCGCTCGAGTCGGCGATGCCGAGCTCGCGCAGCGCCGAGAACACGTCCGGTGTCGGCATCATTCCGCTGGTGGAACCCGCCTGGCCCGGCATGCCCGGCAGCGCCGGTGTGCCCTGGGCGCTGCTGGTGGGGTCGGTGCTGGATCGGCCTTCGCCCTGCAGGTACGAGTCGAGCAGGTTGTCGGGGTATCCCTGCGCGCGCAGGCGGGCCCGGATCTGGTCGGGGGTCAGCCCGCTCCCGCCGATCCGCTGGCGGAGCTGGTTGAGCAGGTCGGGCCGGTTCTGCAGGAGCTGTTGTGCCTGCTGCGGCGAGACCGTCTGGGCGTGCACACCCGACGCCAAATACAAAAAGACCCCGACCGCGAGCAGCGGCCGAAGGAGAAGGCGATTCATCGCTGTCTGTATGGCTGAGAGACCACGAGCGGGGGGATATGGACGCGCAGGGACTCGAACCCCGGACCTCTGCTGTGTGAAAGCAGCGCTCTAACCAGCTGAGCTACGCGTCCTTCAAATCAAGCTGCAACCCCTCTTCCGAACCCCGGATTGACGAGGACTCGAAGCACGCAAGTCTAACCGTAACATCGGGTTCGGGGAAGGGGGAGGGTACCGGCCGCTCTCGCACCGCCACCCGGCGCCCCATGTCCCGTCCCGGACGCAATAGGCCAGGTAGGATTCGAACCTACGACCTGTCGGATTATGAGTCCGCTGCTCTACCGCTGAGCTACTGGCCCGGCCTCCTGCACCTGCACCCGCGCAAGTCTAACAGGGCTCGGGCGGGAGAACGCACGCCGTCACGGGAACAGGCTCGTGCGCAACGTCGCCCACGACGGCTCGAGAGCCACACGCAGCCGCGCCTCCGCTCGCGTCCGGCTCGCGCCCGGGACGCGCAG carries:
- a CDS encoding class I SAM-dependent methyltransferase encodes the protein MTAMEAGTADPRKTPPVRDDVRAQIASEATFWGADPFEKPGADTLENLVNKTQDAAIFFDLVHEFTPLFAGARRIVEVGGGQGWASCLVKRRFPAASVALTDAVPEAIAGRGIWERVFACRLDAAHAAPAQALPFDDASVDLLFCFAAAHHFVDHDAALREVGRVLTPRGHCLWLYEPTAPRWLHRAAERRVNRKRVDVPEHVLKPGDVRAAAARQGLHCEVRYSTSIRHRGRGATLYFTVLGALPVLTRLLPCTAHFILTPAGAVSNRGG
- a CDS encoding O-antigen ligase family protein, with the translated sequence MSAIAIQERRLASPSTASVRHLATLLVVGTLPFTYAMTLRIVFPVKIYELVLCICGALMLWEGRAVLAPGLARYARPVLAMLAWATAVLAIRLAVPLDSFTTEGFEARVGPVGDAVIKVAYWLVALFAFALVATATYEDARRVGRWWCVGAITAAIYGWLLLLSSVFGLPAPLLPGMVSPQIINIAGRELFRGGTFEEGNYFAMYLLTSLAVALWMRWRWTAVFLATTVFITFSTANVVALALFGCIYAMGVGAQDRDPRGKFYALALFLAAAGIVVAILVATGYVSEFFIAKLSTEEFGSKLDRLDLAVAGLRMSADHPLMGVGLSHYGFNYRPYQLTDFFDRARPVKPIANNPWVEILAETGVVGLALVLTFAKRVWTQAAGAPGLAFRAGLAAVALGLFTFPSMTVLFIWAFCGMVVGVRLREERDAATAAAMA
- a CDS encoding flippase, giving the protein MADEASSAAGTPRAPSLMRNGAFSLVTSAAPIPVALIALPLLTRHLGTERLGLLALAWAWLGYATLLDFGLGRALTRMVAANDAGSAIASPIRAYVATAHVTLTIVGLLVGLLGAVVAPWYVTHVLQVSAVLRSDAVMSSVLFALSVPAVTGASAPRAVLEARQRFTAINFVRLPVSVGTFLVPLLLLPFTASLTVIAATLAGVRLWAWWRYASLARAELTRSPGDGAATAYLRPLLRAGAWMTVSNVLSPLMTVADRFLIGSFISVSAVALYAVPWEAITKLWIVPGALMMVVFPAVAAAAESEPGRMAPLYAAAVRLLTALVVPACCVACLLAPWLLQLAGGAQYSGDSVTVLRILAIGLAANCIAAAPITILQASGRAKWTATLHLLEVVPFALLLWVGVQRAGIVGVAAAWSIRAVCDALLLAALSQRVAALPVRSMLLSAGGVASVALCAWLGSALIAPSARLPLAGALAVTLLAPVVLWMQRPASERLVLGPLGGAP
- a CDS encoding SLBB domain-containing protein; the encoded protein is MNRLLLRPLLAVGVFLYLASGVHAQTVSPQQAQQLLQNRPDLLNQLRQRIGGSGLTPDQIRARLRAQGYPDNLLDSYLQGEGRSSTDPTSSAQGTPALPGMPGQAGSTSGMMPTPDVFSALRELGIADSSDFDFPGDTNRTKRILGDSLQTPFDSTLDPRIPTDVRGRDGRKLTSYEQYLWLRTDSIQRDSGLKVFGLDLFSARNASQFDANLAGPVDASYRLGPGDRLVLILTGDVEQAHSLEVTREGFVVIPQVGQLSVANLTMAQLEDLLYSRLSRSYSGVRRGPGATTRFSVSMARLRTNQIFVVGDVARPGSYRVSAAGTALTALYAAGGPTMNGSLRAVQVRRNGRVVGTIDLYDYLVRGDASRDQRLLNGDIVFVPIHTGRVRVVGEVSRPGTYEVGRDGSLADIVRAAGGLLPTAARSRIQVERLTAARDRTRPGSDRAVLDVSGGTGDVPALALVDGDVIRVLKVADRVRNRVVLRGNVFTPGTVGLTPGMRLSEAIRKAGGLKPDTYLGQVLISRLNSDSTRSQLRATLADTLGTVVGDPVLQEEDEIRVFGRSEFRPIRYVAITGAVRRSGRYPYQDGMTMRDLVLLAGGLQESAMLNEAEVARMPRSRVDGLTATTMRVPMDSSYLFERGPDGRYAGPPGMAGAASGTSEVVLDPYDNVLILRQPDWELQRTVFVGGEVRFPGSYTLVKKSERLSDVLQRAGGLTKEAYADGVNFSRRRNRIGRIGVDLPAVLKDGQAQDNIILFDGDSITIPRYDAVVRVDGAVNSPTALPYVRGKDMQYYIRAAGGGRLDADLPRTYVTQPNGRVDAVSRRLFLPDGQPTPRPGAVVTVPKRDRTERQDTLASRTQIASIIGTFAAVLASLATIIIQTR
- a CDS encoding glycosyltransferase family 2 protein, translating into MSAPVLAVVVLQYGRWRDTVTCLQSLVPAVRAGLARVIVVDNASPDDSAARVRGWIHGGCTGTARPVHDTVASHWWPLDGDPDATWQLLDDDQEAPPRAAPWAFVTSGDNRGFAAGMNTGIRVALSDARVDAVWLLNNDTVVDGPCVQAIRAALDAAPATVGQFGTTVCYYDRPTIVQSVGWCRWNAWLATSQRLHDGASLAQPLSRIPTPPGYVYGASWVIRAAALRTVGLLNEESFLYGEELDWSCRARGWSTRLVAEAVVWHREGATIGAGVRAVQARSELADLCGISARLRLTRRFFPGRLPAVYSSLFGAALNRLRRGDRRRAAAVARLVLAGGLPAPRPTAATDHPSSSPP